In one Populus nigra chromosome 12, ddPopNigr1.1, whole genome shotgun sequence genomic region, the following are encoded:
- the LOC133669667 gene encoding transcription factor bHLH30-like yields the protein MEPCSWNSARVQVSACEGMSDVFLVNSGLQAETRNGSRSTSSLVLDNERGELVEATVRMERKGVSAEKSIAALRNHSEAERKRRARINAHLDTLRSLVPGTSKMDKASLLAEVISHLKELKIQAAGAGEGLLMPLDIDEVRVEQEEDGLCSAPCLIRASICCDYKPEILSGLRQALDALHLMITRAEIATLEGRMMNVLVMSSCKEGLGGDSKVRQFLAGSVHKAFRSVLDKFSASQEFSLKPTLSNKRRRVGLLQPFSSSSSGDLCS from the exons ATGGAACCTTGTTCTTGGAACTCAGCAAGGGTGCAAGTCTCTGCATGTGAGGGAATGAGTGATGTGTTTTTGGTGAATTCTGGGTTACAAGCCGAAACAAGAAACGGGTCACGTTCAACTTCATCTTTGGTTTTGGATAATGAAAGAGGAGAGCTTGTGGAGGCTACCGTGAGAATGGAGAGGAAAGGAGTGTCGGCTGAGAAAAGCATTGCTGCTTTAAGGAATCACAGTGAGGCTGAGAGGAAGCGTAGAGCCAGGATTAATGCACATCTTGACACACTTAGGAGCCTAGTACCTGGTACTAGTAAG ATGGACAAGGCATCATTGCTTGCTGAAGTTATAAGCCACCTGAAGGAGCTGAAGATCCAGGCAGCAGGAGCTGGTGAAGGCCTTCTCATGCCACTGGATATTGATGAAGTGAGAGTAGAACAGGAAGAGGATGGTTTGTGCAGTGCCCCTTGTTTAATCAGGGCATCTATATGTTGCGATTACAAGCCTGAAATCTTGTCTGGTTTAAGACAAGCACTCGATGCTCTCCATCTGATGATAACGAGGGCAGAGATTGCGACTTTGGAGGGCAGGATGATGAACGTTCTTGTGATGAGCAGCTGCAAAGAAGGGCTCGGTGGTGATAGCAAAGTACGCCAGTTTCTCGCCGGCTCCGTCCACAAGGCCTTTAGATCCGTACTTGACAAATTCTCTGCCTCGCAGGAATTCTCATTAAAACCCACGCTTTCGAATAAGAGGAGACGGGTTGGTTTGTTGCAGCCGttctcatcatcttcttctggGGATCTCTGCAGTTGA
- the LOC133669019 gene encoding ABC transporter G family member 10-like — protein MELPRIAPNSGSLRARYIIETKNLSYKLCGQIDELNWLLWKKTADDNAYILRNVNCEARPGEIMAISGPSGAGKSTLLEILAGVIPPGRVSGEVLVNGQPINARCFRRLSGYVAQDEALFPLLTVKETLMYSARLRLPGSFHTAAAIVQELLKQLGLEHVANVRIGSESNRGISGGEKRRVSVGVDLVHDPGVLLIDEPTSGLDSASALNIILLLKSMAIKQGKTIVLTIHQPGFRILELFDKILLLSNGTVHHHGSLLLLEQRLIFAGHFIPRHVNVLEFAIEMTESLAMEDSEARETENSDVAQDEELTRRNPNRYSNIEETIYANGRFKEVLILGQRFSHIICRTNQLFAARILQAVLGGVVLGTLFMNVMNDSKRHKLQTQIGFFAYSLAFLLSSTTEGLPIFLQERRILKRETSKGAYRVSSYVVSNTLVFLPFLLVVALLYSTPVYWLVGLRRTMDGFLYFLLVVWMVVLMSNSFVACFSALVPNFIMGTSLIAGLVGSFFLFSGYFIAKDDMPKYWIFMHYLSLFKYPFECFMINEYGGEEGKRKCLKNIEGSCYLYGEEFLKQQGVEESNKWSNLAVMTGFILGYRLLCFLILLCRSHRTRI, from the coding sequence ATGGAACTACCAAGAATAGCTCCCAACTCTGGTAGTTTGAGAGCTCGATATATTATCGAGACGAAGAACCTTTCTTACAAGCTATGCGGTCAAATCGATGAATTAAACTGGCTTCTCTGGAAGAAAACGGCGGATGATAACGCGTACATTTTGAGGAATGTGAATTGTGAAGCAAGACCTGGGGAGATAATGGCAATTTCTGGTCCAAGTGGGGCAGGAAAGAGCACTCTGTTGGAGATTCTTGCTGGTGTAATTCCACCTGGCAGAGTTTCTGGTGAAGTTCTTGTAAATGGGCAGCCGATAAATGCCAGATGCTTTCGGAGGTTATCGGGGTACGTAGCACAAGATGAAGCTCTTTTCCCACTTCTAACAGTCAAAGAAACGCTCATGTACAGTGCTCGCCTCAGGTTGCCAGGCAGTTTCCATACAGCTGCAGCTATAGTTCAAGAACTATTGAAGCAACTTGGATTGGAGCACGTTGCCAATGTGAGAATTGGCAGTGAATCAAACCGAGGCATTTCAGGTGGTGAGAAACGTAGAGTTTCTGTAGGCGTAGATCTTGTTCATGATCCGGGTGTTCTTCTAATTGATGAACCAACATCTGGATTGGATTCAGCATCAGCTCTTAATATAATTCTCTTGCTCAAATCTATGGCTATAAAGCAAGGTAAAACAATCGTGTTGACCATCCATCAACCTGGTTTCCGAATTCTTGAGTTGTTTGATAAGATTCTGTTGTTATCAAATGGAACTGTTCATCATCATGGTTCCTTGCTTCTCCTCGAACAGCGGCTTATATTTGCTGGTCATTTCATTCCTAGGCATGTTAATGTGCTTGAGTTCGCTATCGAGATGACAGAGTCCCTGGCCATGGAAGATAGTGAAGCAAGAGAAACAGAAAATAGTGATGTAGCACAAGATGAAGAGCTTACCAGAAGAAATCCTAACCGATACAGCAATATTGAAGAAACTATTTACGCCAATGGTCGATTCAAGGAGGTTTTAATACTGGGTCAGAGATTCTCCCATATCATTTGCAGAACCAACCAGCTCTTTGCAGCAAGAATACTACAAGCAGTGCTTGGTGGGGTTGTTCTTGGAACTTTATTCATGAATGTAATGAACGATTCAAAGAGACATAAACTTCAGACTCAAATTGGGTTCTTTGCCTACAGCCTCGCCTTCTTGTTGTCATCCACAACAGAAGGCTTACCCATTTTCTTGCAAGAAAGAAGAATTCTAAAGAGAGAAACCTCAAAAGGAGCTTATAGAGTTTCTTCTTATGTTGTCTCAAACACTCTAGTTTTCCTTCCGTTCCTTCTAGTTGTCGCACTGCTCTACAGCACCCCAGTATACTGGCTGGTTGGATTGAGAAGGACAATGGATGGGTTTCTCTACTTTTTATTGGTGGTATGGATGGTTGTTTTGATGTCAAATTCATTTGTTGCATGTTTTAGTGCTCTTGTGCCAAATTTCATCATGGGGACCTCTCTGATTGCTGGTCTAGTGGGGtcgtttttccttttctctggGTATTTCATAGCGAAGGACGACATGCCCAAGTATTGGATCTTCATGCATTATTTGAGCTTGTTTAAATACCCTTTTGAGTGCTTTATGATAAATGAATATGGAGGAGAGGAAGGTAAGAGGAAGTGCTTGAAGAATATAGAAGGATCCTGCTATCTGTACGGGGAGGAGTTTCTGAAGCAGCAAGGTGTGGAAGAATCAAATAAATGGAGTAATTTAGCAGTAATGACAGGTTTCATTCTTGGATACAGACTTCTTTGCTTTCTAATTCTGCTATGCAGATCACACAGaacaagaatttaa
- the LOC133669143 gene encoding uncharacterized protein At1g03900, with protein MEKVEKAPNDIESEETEAIELILFQVSECYVYMIPPRKSAASYRADEWDVNKWAWEGTLKVISKGEECIIRLEDKTTGELYARAFLRNGDLHPVEPVLDSSRYFVLRIEENIGGRLRHAFIGIGFRERAEAYDFQAALHDHMKYLDKKKTAEEMEQHFQTTSSVDYSLKEGETIVLQIKNKPRGSVKSKIFEQGLNNLSLEENSDRKEPLLSIRPPPPPPAPLSPATSVQNSPSNLPPKITLEGTSTEKSPYLTKDEAEQQHLPDNESSQDIQDDDFGDFQAAG; from the exons ATGGAGAAAGTAGAGAAGGCACCGAATGATATTGAGAGTGAAGAAACTGAAGCTATAGAGCTCATTCTCTTTCAAGTCTCTGAATGTTATGTTTATATg ATACCTCCTAGGAAAAGTGCTGCTTCTTACAG GGCTGATGAATGGGATGTTAACAAATGGGCCTGGGAAGGGACTTTGAAAGTCATTAGTAAGGGCGAAGAGTGCATTATCAGACTTGAAGATAAAACCACAG gtGAATTATATGCCCGGGCATTTTTGAGAAATGGGGATCTACATCCAGTGGAACCTGTACTTGATAGCAGCAG ATATTTTGTTCTTCGAATAGAGGAAAATATTG GTGGTCGCCTTAGGCATGCATTTATTGGCATAGGATTTAGAGAAAGAGCAGAAGCTTATGACTTCCAGGCAGCACTACACGATCACATGAA ATATCTGGACAAGAAGAAAACTGCGGAAGAGATGGAGCAACATTTTCAAACAACTTCCTCAGTGGATTACAGTTTAAAAGAAGGGGAAACTATTGTactccaaataaaaaat AAACCTAGAGGTAGTGTGAAGTCCAAGATTTTTGAGCAGGGTCTGAACAATCTGTCATTGGAGGAGAACAGTGATCGAAAAGAACCCTTGCTTAGCATCAGACCTCCTCCACCTCCCCCAGCACCGCTTTCACCTGCTACAAGTGTACAGAATTCTCCATCAAACTTACCACCAAAAATTACTCTTGAAGGAACTTCTACTGAAAAGTCCCCATACTTGACAAAGGATGAAGCAGAACAACAACATTTGCCTGACAATGAAAGCTCACAAGATATacaagatgatgattttggagATTTTCAGGCAGCTGGTTGA